Proteins encoded within one genomic window of Chitinophaga parva:
- a CDS encoding single-stranded DNA-binding protein has translation MIKLQMIGHLGKDALKGQVNGKSVLNFNVAHSEKYKNIQGQEVERTTWVECSYWEREALGPYLRKGVQVFIEGQPYLDQYVNKKGETATTLRMRVTNLQLLGKRDATAPLTPEPVSAEEAEAAADMPF, from the coding sequence ATGATTAAACTACAGATGATCGGCCATCTTGGGAAAGATGCGCTCAAAGGTCAGGTGAATGGAAAATCCGTTTTGAATTTCAATGTAGCCCATTCGGAAAAGTACAAGAACATCCAAGGCCAGGAAGTGGAGCGTACCACCTGGGTGGAGTGTTCTTACTGGGAGCGGGAAGCGCTGGGCCCCTACCTGCGGAAAGGTGTGCAGGTGTTTATTGAGGGCCAGCCCTACCTGGACCAGTATGTCAACAAGAAGGGCGAAACGGCCACCACATTGCGTATGCGGGTTACGAACCTGCAGTTGCTAGGTAAACGGGATGCCACGGCACCTCTTACACCGGAGCCGGTGTCTGCGGAGGAAGCTGAAGCCGCGGCGGATATGCCGTTTTAG
- a CDS encoding TonB-dependent receptor, translating into MKHWMLLLFTGISLPLSAQTIVTGTITDNVHHRPLEGVSVSLQSRQVSGVYTDAAGHYRLSVPKGNYTLRATYLGYAPHAQAISLQSNTSIDITLEEKGLFVSPVEISSLRAGKNAPFVTSMVNADDIKKQNVGQDLPFLLGQETSVVINSDAGNGVGYTGLRIRGSDITRINVTLNGIPVNDAEGQGAYFVDLPDLASSTSSIQIQRGVGTSTNGPGAFGATLNISTNELRDKAYAETDNSYGSFNTWKHTVKAGSGLINDHFTIDTRLSMITSNGYIDRATSDLKSFYTSAAYISKKTAIRFNILSGKEKTYQAWYGVPEDSLSTHRTLNLEGMEKPGTPYNNQTDNYQQDYYQLFLNQSINDHWNFNVAGFLTRGRGYYEEYKAGQAYADYGITAPVYGTTTVDTTDLVRQLWLDNYFYGGIFSLNNTGNRFNWSLGGGFTKYDGQHYGLVNWAQNGGLDNEHTYYDNFAHKTDLNVYWKGDARLVGRLHGFLDLQYRYVKYDILGFDDLPDLVQHNKYNFFNPKLGFTYNINTQSNVFASVALSNHEPNRDDYENNVKNIARPEKLTDVEAGYSLRTQRYSFQGNLFYMNYKDQLVQTGRLNEVGAYTRINIPKSYRAGVELQGSAQLGAVFSIAANAALSRNKIREFTAFIDNYDDGSQTARQYRNTDIAFSPWLVTGYTVTAKPLPRLEIDWIGKYVSRQYMDNTSARDANTKLNDYFVSNLRFNYTVPQRLFKEVGLQLMLNNLFNRLYEPSGSTYAYIADGKIAADNYYAPMAGFNVMAGVHLAF; encoded by the coding sequence ATGAAACACTGGATGCTGCTGCTGTTCACAGGTATATCCCTGCCCCTCAGCGCGCAAACCATCGTCACCGGAACGATCACGGACAACGTGCACCACCGCCCGCTGGAAGGCGTGAGCGTAAGTCTTCAATCCCGCCAGGTAAGCGGCGTGTATACCGATGCCGCCGGCCACTACCGCCTCTCTGTACCGAAAGGGAATTATACCCTGCGCGCTACCTACCTCGGCTACGCCCCCCATGCACAGGCCATCTCCTTGCAATCCAATACCAGCATCGACATTACCCTGGAAGAAAAAGGCCTCTTCGTTTCCCCGGTGGAGATCTCCAGCCTGAGAGCCGGCAAGAACGCGCCTTTCGTGACTTCCATGGTCAATGCAGATGATATCAAAAAACAAAACGTGGGCCAGGACCTCCCCTTCCTCCTGGGCCAGGAAACCAGCGTGGTCATTAACTCCGACGCGGGTAACGGCGTGGGCTATACGGGATTACGCATCCGCGGCTCTGATATTACCCGTATCAATGTTACATTGAACGGTATTCCCGTAAATGATGCCGAAGGCCAGGGCGCCTACTTTGTAGACCTGCCGGACCTTGCATCTTCCACCAGCAGCATACAGATCCAGCGCGGTGTAGGCACTTCTACCAATGGCCCCGGTGCTTTTGGCGCTACGCTTAATATCAGTACTAACGAACTCAGAGATAAGGCCTACGCGGAAACCGACAACAGTTATGGCTCGTTCAATACCTGGAAGCACACGGTGAAAGCAGGTTCCGGCCTTATCAACGATCACTTCACCATCGATACCCGCCTGTCTATGATCACCTCTAACGGCTACATAGACCGCGCCACCTCCGACCTGAAATCATTCTACACTTCTGCTGCCTATATTTCAAAGAAAACGGCTATCCGTTTCAACATCCTGTCTGGCAAGGAAAAGACCTACCAGGCCTGGTATGGCGTACCGGAAGACTCCCTGTCCACCCACCGTACGCTGAACCTCGAAGGCATGGAAAAACCGGGAACACCTTATAACAACCAAACAGATAATTATCAGCAGGACTACTACCAGTTATTCCTGAACCAGTCTATCAACGATCACTGGAACTTCAACGTGGCGGGCTTCCTCACCCGTGGCCGTGGTTATTACGAAGAGTACAAAGCGGGCCAGGCCTATGCAGACTATGGCATTACCGCGCCCGTGTATGGCACCACCACGGTGGATACCACGGACCTGGTGCGCCAGCTCTGGCTGGACAACTATTTTTATGGCGGTATCTTTTCGTTAAATAATACCGGCAACCGCTTCAACTGGAGCCTGGGTGGCGGCTTTACAAAGTATGACGGCCAACATTATGGCCTGGTGAACTGGGCGCAAAATGGTGGACTGGATAACGAACATACCTACTACGACAACTTTGCGCATAAGACAGACCTGAATGTATACTGGAAGGGTGATGCCAGGCTGGTAGGCCGGTTACACGGGTTCCTGGACCTGCAGTACCGCTATGTGAAATACGACATCCTTGGTTTTGACGACCTGCCGGACCTCGTGCAGCACAACAAGTACAACTTCTTCAATCCCAAGCTGGGCTTCACTTACAACATTAATACACAAAGCAACGTGTTTGCTTCCGTGGCGCTCAGCAACCATGAGCCCAACCGGGATGATTATGAAAACAATGTAAAAAACATTGCCCGCCCGGAAAAACTCACGGATGTGGAAGCCGGCTATTCCTTACGCACACAGCGTTACAGCTTCCAGGGCAACTTATTTTATATGAACTATAAAGACCAGTTGGTGCAAACCGGCCGGCTTAATGAAGTGGGTGCATACACCCGCATCAATATCCCGAAAAGCTACCGCGCAGGCGTGGAATTGCAGGGCAGCGCGCAGTTAGGTGCTGTGTTTTCCATCGCCGCCAATGCAGCATTGTCACGTAATAAGATCAGGGAATTCACCGCTTTCATTGATAATTATGATGATGGCAGCCAGACCGCCAGGCAGTACCGCAATACGGACATAGCCTTCTCTCCCTGGTTGGTGACGGGTTACACGGTTACTGCAAAGCCTTTGCCGCGACTTGAAATAGATTGGATTGGGAAATATGTGAGCCGCCAGTATATGGACAATACTTCTGCCCGGGATGCCAATACAAAGCTCAATGATTATTTTGTGAGCAACCTGCGTTTTAACTATACGGTGCCGCAACGCCTGTTCAAGGAAGTAGGGCTGCAGCTGATGCTCAATAACCTTTTCAACCGCCTGTATGAGCCCAGTGGTTCTACCTATGCATACATTGCAGACGGGAAGATTGCGGCCGACAATTATTACGCTCCCATGGCGGGTTTCAACGTAATGGCGGGTGTGCATCTTGCCTTCTAG
- a CDS encoding winged helix-turn-helix transcriptional regulator, which produces MKSQNVLYTEVECARNLAAVEDALYVLGGKWKLRIVIALVSGHHRFNEIQRTIDGISARLLSSELKSLEMNGLVKRVVHADKTPVVVEYLPTAYTKTVKEVVAVLGSWGRRHKERITKKE; this is translated from the coding sequence ATGAAAAGTCAAAATGTTTTGTACACGGAGGTAGAATGTGCCAGGAACCTGGCGGCTGTGGAAGACGCTTTATATGTGTTGGGAGGCAAATGGAAGTTGCGGATCGTGATTGCGCTGGTGAGCGGGCATCACCGGTTTAACGAGATCCAGCGGACCATTGATGGCATTTCTGCGCGATTGCTTTCGAGTGAATTGAAATCGTTGGAGATGAACGGGCTGGTAAAACGGGTGGTGCATGCAGACAAGACCCCCGTGGTGGTGGAATATTTACCAACGGCTTATACGAAAACGGTGAAAGAGGTGGTGGCTGTTTTGGGAAGTTGGGGCCGCAGGCATAAGGAGCGGATCACGAAGAAGGAGTAG
- a CDS encoding FMN-dependent NADH-azoreductase — MKRILHILSSPRTTGSASRKLGHATISKIIDKYPGSLVEELDLAIQPVPHLEKLHIDAFFTAEDLRSPAQRDAVTYSDAWIAALQTADIIVVEAPMYNFTIPSTLKAFFDHLARVGITFRYTGNGLLPEGLLKNKQAYIVTSSGGIYSTGELKQYDFATPLVHFFLTLIGMEVVAVFRAEGQAIVGQEAALESGLASISIK; from the coding sequence ATGAAAAGGATATTACACATTCTCTCCAGCCCAAGAACCACCGGTTCCGCAAGCAGGAAACTGGGGCACGCAACCATCAGCAAGATCATAGACAAATATCCCGGCAGCCTGGTGGAAGAGCTCGACCTGGCAATACAACCAGTACCGCACCTGGAAAAGCTTCACATAGACGCGTTTTTTACGGCAGAGGACCTGCGGTCGCCGGCACAGCGAGACGCCGTAACTTATTCTGACGCATGGATTGCCGCCCTGCAAACAGCAGACATCATTGTAGTGGAAGCGCCCATGTACAACTTCACCATTCCATCAACACTGAAGGCTTTTTTTGATCACCTGGCCAGGGTAGGCATTACCTTCCGCTACACCGGGAATGGACTGCTCCCCGAAGGATTGCTGAAAAACAAGCAGGCTTACATTGTTACAAGCTCCGGCGGCATTTATTCAACAGGAGAATTGAAACAATATGACTTTGCAACACCCCTGGTACATTTCTTCCTGACGCTGATCGGGATGGAGGTGGTAGCTGTTTTCAGGGCAGAAGGGCAGGCGATTGTAGGGCAGGAGGCAGCGCTGGAAAGTGGACTTGCAAGTATCTCGATAAAGTGA
- a CDS encoding serine hydrolase domain-containing protein, producing MKHLTLLLLIIATLRLPAQQIIRLDGSRISTQALQHRVTALMDSAQVTGLEIAVFQHNKPVYVHAFGYADKEKQRMLDTSTIFWACSLSKAVFGYCVLKLVDQGVISLDTPLQHYLKKPLPDYVFTKKTRGYQDIRNDQRYEKITARMCLDHTTGLPNYRGFEPNGKLFIRTDPGTRYGYSGEGMYLLQFVLEQVTGKGYEELAQEYVFRPLGMTHSSYIWQDAFEANHAEGHDSAQKVYEFDRRTLPHSAGSMYTNIDDYAKFMTAMMQRKGLSGKGFKEMLTPQVAILSKRQFGPDALVDDKTAQQTNLFYGLGVGLLRTPYGTAFFKEGHSEGWSHYSIGYPDEGLAVVILTNSDYGTGIYKPLLGAAIGDIYTAWDWEGYKAYNEK from the coding sequence ATGAAACATTTAACCCTTTTATTATTGATCATAGCCACCCTGCGCTTACCGGCCCAACAGATCATCCGCCTGGATGGATCCCGCATCAGCACCCAGGCCCTGCAGCACCGCGTCACTGCACTGATGGACAGTGCCCAGGTAACCGGCCTGGAAATAGCCGTGTTCCAGCACAACAAGCCTGTGTACGTGCATGCCTTCGGGTATGCGGATAAGGAAAAACAACGGATGCTGGATACTTCCACTATTTTCTGGGCATGTTCACTCAGTAAGGCCGTGTTTGGCTATTGTGTATTGAAGCTGGTAGACCAGGGGGTGATCAGCCTGGATACGCCTTTACAGCATTATCTGAAAAAACCACTGCCGGATTATGTGTTTACCAAGAAAACCCGCGGTTACCAGGATATCCGCAATGATCAACGCTATGAGAAAATAACTGCCCGTATGTGCCTGGACCATACCACGGGATTGCCCAACTACCGCGGCTTTGAGCCCAATGGTAAATTATTCATCCGCACGGATCCCGGCACCCGCTATGGCTACTCCGGTGAAGGGATGTACCTGCTGCAATTTGTATTGGAACAAGTGACTGGCAAAGGGTACGAAGAATTGGCCCAGGAATATGTTTTCAGGCCCCTGGGTATGACGCACAGCAGCTATATCTGGCAGGATGCATTTGAAGCCAATCACGCAGAGGGGCACGACAGTGCGCAGAAAGTATATGAATTTGACCGCCGTACCCTACCTCATTCTGCCGGCTCCATGTATACCAATATCGACGACTACGCAAAGTTCATGACAGCGATGATGCAGCGGAAAGGTTTATCAGGGAAGGGTTTTAAGGAGATGCTAACCCCGCAGGTGGCCATTCTTTCCAAAAGGCAATTTGGCCCGGATGCGCTGGTGGATGATAAAACGGCACAACAGACCAACCTGTTTTATGGATTGGGCGTAGGGTTGTTGAGGACTCCTTATGGAACAGCATTCTTTAAGGAAGGGCATAGTGAGGGATGGTCGCACTACAGCATTGGTTACCCGGATGAGGGACTGGCGGTGGTGATCCTGACCAATAGTGATTACGGTACTGGTATTTACAAACCCTTGCTGGGAGCCGCTATTGGTGATATTTACACCGCCTGGGACTGGGAAGGTTACAAAGCTTATAACGAAAAATAA
- a CDS encoding VOC family protein: MTVTANQKIVPFLWFDGQAEAAMKLYTSIFPGSEIRQLQRWGNNAPGFNADWVRTGVIEINGLRVFLFDAGPQFKFNESVSFMVTCKTQAEIDDYWAKLTANGGKESECGWCKDPFGFSWQIVPELVTNALDQGGDPTRISNMMQALWKMKKLDIATLQAAYDA, encoded by the coding sequence ATGACTGTTACCGCAAATCAAAAAATTGTACCGTTCCTCTGGTTCGATGGGCAGGCAGAAGCCGCCATGAAATTGTATACTTCCATTTTCCCCGGCTCAGAGATCCGCCAGCTGCAACGCTGGGGAAACAATGCACCCGGCTTTAACGCTGATTGGGTAAGAACCGGCGTGATCGAGATCAACGGCCTGCGGGTTTTCCTGTTTGATGCAGGCCCGCAATTTAAGTTCAATGAATCCGTATCCTTCATGGTCACCTGCAAAACGCAGGCGGAAATTGATGACTACTGGGCCAAACTGACGGCCAATGGTGGTAAGGAAAGCGAATGCGGCTGGTGCAAAGATCCCTTCGGCTTCTCCTGGCAGATAGTGCCGGAGCTGGTGACTAACGCCCTTGACCAGGGCGGAGATCCTACACGCATCAGTAACATGATGCAAGCGCTGTGGAAGATGAAGAAGCTGGATATTGCTACACTGCAGGCAGCATATGATGCCTGA
- a CDS encoding glycoside hydrolase family 30 beta sandwich domain-containing protein, protein MHTHFKTTLKAATTLLFGAALLYACKKDFRQQGSQSTMARAANETVSAWLTTTDKANLLAPSTLNFAADAGTNATTVTVDENVTYQGIDGFGFTLTGGSAQLINGMGTAQNALLSELFGTGTGQIGISYLRVSIGASDLSSSDFTYDDRPSGQTDVNLTNFSINAEMTDLVPVLKKIVAINPSIRIFASPWTAPVWMKVNTTGNNGFTGGSLNTAYYDAYARYFVKYIQAMAAQGITIDAVTPQNEPLNPYNNPSMSMSATEQTNFIKNNLGPQLRGAGLNTKIIAYDHNPDHIEYPEAVLADATASSYTDGSAFHLYAGSIGSLTDVHNAYPNKNIYFTEQWIGGPGNFGGDFTWHVNNVIIGATRNWSRNALEWNLASDPNYNPHTSGGCSTCLGGITISGTTVTRNTAYYIVGQAAKFVRPGAVRIASNVAGNIQNVAFKNADGSKVLVALNSGSSTQNFKVKWGAESFTYTLAAGAAVTFKWSGTPSSGGGSTGAPIGQTITLKGFNSMYVSSENGTQPMNCNRATAQGWEQFVVVDAGNGKIALSNGGKYVSSENGTQAITCNRTTIGDWESFTWGTTPDGKITLQGNNGKYVSSENGTQPMTCNRATVSGWEAFGVNQ, encoded by the coding sequence ATGCACACCCATTTTAAAACCACGTTGAAAGCCGCCACCACGTTGCTGTTTGGTGCAGCTTTATTGTATGCCTGTAAAAAGGATTTCCGGCAGCAGGGAAGTCAATCTACCATGGCCCGCGCCGCCAATGAAACGGTGAGCGCATGGCTCACCACCACGGACAAGGCCAATCTCCTGGCACCATCCACGCTAAACTTTGCCGCGGATGCCGGCACCAATGCTACTACCGTTACAGTGGACGAAAACGTTACCTACCAGGGGATAGACGGCTTTGGCTTTACCCTTACCGGTGGCAGCGCACAGCTGATCAATGGCATGGGCACTGCCCAGAATGCCTTGCTCAGTGAGCTTTTCGGCACTGGTACGGGCCAGATCGGTATCAGTTACCTGCGCGTGAGCATCGGTGCATCCGACCTGAGTTCATCTGACTTCACTTATGACGACCGGCCTTCCGGGCAAACGGATGTGAACCTCACTAACTTCAGCATCAATGCAGAAATGACGGACCTGGTGCCGGTACTCAAAAAGATCGTAGCCATCAATCCTTCCATCAGGATCTTCGCCAGCCCCTGGACCGCGCCGGTATGGATGAAGGTGAATACCACCGGCAACAATGGTTTTACCGGCGGCAGTCTGAACACCGCTTACTACGATGCCTATGCACGCTACTTTGTAAAGTACATCCAGGCCATGGCGGCACAAGGCATTACCATTGATGCGGTGACCCCACAGAATGAGCCCCTTAATCCTTACAACAATCCCAGCATGAGCATGTCCGCCACGGAGCAGACAAACTTCATTAAGAACAACCTGGGCCCCCAGCTGCGGGGTGCTGGCCTCAATACGAAGATCATTGCCTATGATCATAATCCCGATCACATTGAATACCCCGAAGCGGTACTGGCCGATGCTACGGCCAGTTCTTACACGGATGGTTCGGCCTTTCACCTGTATGCAGGCAGCATTGGCTCACTCACCGATGTGCACAACGCATATCCCAACAAGAACATTTATTTCACGGAACAATGGATAGGCGGCCCCGGTAATTTTGGGGGCGACTTCACCTGGCATGTAAATAATGTGATCATTGGCGCCACCCGCAACTGGAGCCGCAATGCACTGGAATGGAACCTGGCTTCCGATCCGAATTACAATCCCCATACCAGCGGCGGCTGCAGCACCTGCCTGGGTGGTATCACCATCAGCGGCACGACTGTAACCCGCAATACTGCTTACTACATCGTGGGCCAAGCCGCTAAATTTGTAAGACCTGGCGCAGTTCGCATTGCTTCTAACGTGGCCGGTAATATCCAGAATGTGGCTTTCAAAAATGCGGATGGCAGCAAAGTCCTGGTAGCCTTGAACAGCGGTAGCAGCACCCAGAATTTCAAAGTGAAATGGGGGGCTGAATCCTTCACTTATACACTGGCCGCGGGCGCGGCGGTTACTTTCAAATGGAGCGGTACCCCAAGCAGCGGTGGTGGCTCTACCGGCGCTCCCATTGGCCAGACCATTACCCTCAAAGGCTTCAACAGCATGTATGTAAGCAGTGAGAACGGCACCCAGCCGATGAACTGCAACCGTGCCACTGCACAGGGCTGGGAGCAATTTGTAGTAGTAGATGCCGGCAATGGCAAGATCGCATTGAGCAATGGCGGCAAGTATGTAAGCAGTGAGAATGGCACGCAGGCCATCACCTGCAACCGCACTACCATCGGAGACTGGGAAAGCTTTACCTGGGGCACCACGCCAGACGGGAAGATCACCCTCCAGGGCAATAACGGCAAGTATGTAAGCAGTGAGAACGGCACCCAGCCCATGACCTGTAACAGGGCTACGGTGTCCGGCTGGGAAGCCTTTGGGGTGAATCAGTAG
- a CDS encoding serine hydrolase: protein MPLRFLVFILLLPAISVRAQSPLRTIQGCVTGADQQPIAYATIRLSGKGIGTAANELGQFVLRFPMTQKVDTLEVSAIGYLSRKVTVQHAQENVTVMMPVNADTLRQVTVTYYDPLKVIAKAISRIPENYITTPHVLRGFYRQTSMKGNTPLQLSEAVFDLFNYGYADPRQDIFQLVKARDDKNERDFHGIEFGQSPGSIFQDDIVKRVANSDILGREGMKRHRYAVTGVVDHNGRPAYEISFSERLGEKEHTFRGHFLVDTATYAFVYFDFGMSPAARQAFKLGTASQRIIMKMLGVELDVLADRDRISYQRMGNKWVFGGDVGDYKVYIKWPRRHYDYPAVMRFNYVVTSVDTSRKTPFTEVMRTDEHINDHDSKGEAVFWKDYNIMLPDRNTEALIRQIHTINQQEQLKARFETMAQRLPRNAALRLDSLLSFYHRQGAFNGTALIYDHGEVLLDKSYGWADRTKNTVADRHTTYRIGSLSKSFTGLIINQLMAAGQVDVHAPVSRYLPWYVHGSVTIEQLLTHQSGIPDYFNRDAYKQQLLEHSFNLETVVRNFCSDTLEFKSGTAFGYSNTNYTVLALVAQQVTGVPFADLLRDRIFVPAGMTDAFWGATAGHPGQAMGYIDDVPEPRYDPGNTTGAGGISAAAADLLHLHEALQQHTLLSKAATDTMFLPRVAFKEYGAWYDYGWMTDESYFNLPGKHTVQYHPGTDLGFFTMYLRVPDTNSCIVLLNNTGDFPRYELADLALGILAKYRW from the coding sequence ATGCCCCTGCGCTTCCTTGTCTTTATTTTATTATTGCCTGCAATATCCGTCCGGGCGCAATCACCCCTACGCACCATCCAGGGCTGCGTGACGGGTGCTGATCAGCAACCCATAGCGTATGCCACTATCCGGCTCTCCGGCAAGGGTATTGGCACGGCAGCCAATGAGCTCGGGCAATTCGTGCTTCGCTTTCCCATGACGCAGAAGGTGGATACATTGGAGGTATCGGCCATTGGTTACCTGTCCCGCAAAGTGACAGTGCAGCATGCGCAGGAAAATGTAACGGTAATGATGCCTGTCAATGCGGATACACTCAGGCAGGTCACCGTTACTTACTACGATCCGCTGAAGGTGATTGCCAAGGCTATCAGCCGCATCCCGGAGAACTATATTACAACGCCCCACGTGCTCCGTGGCTTTTACCGCCAAACATCCATGAAGGGTAATACGCCCCTGCAACTTTCGGAAGCAGTGTTCGACCTATTCAACTACGGCTATGCCGATCCAAGGCAGGATATTTTCCAACTGGTTAAAGCGCGGGATGATAAGAACGAACGCGATTTTCACGGCATTGAGTTTGGGCAAAGCCCAGGCAGTATTTTCCAGGATGATATTGTGAAACGCGTGGCAAATTCGGATATCCTTGGCAGGGAAGGCATGAAGCGGCATCGCTACGCAGTTACCGGCGTAGTTGATCACAACGGGCGGCCGGCTTATGAGATCAGTTTTTCAGAAAGACTGGGTGAAAAGGAGCATACGTTCAGGGGACATTTCCTGGTAGATACGGCTACTTATGCCTTCGTATATTTTGACTTTGGGATGAGCCCCGCCGCACGGCAGGCATTTAAACTGGGTACCGCCAGCCAGCGCATCATCATGAAAATGCTGGGCGTGGAACTAGACGTGCTGGCAGACCGCGACCGCATCAGTTACCAGCGCATGGGGAATAAATGGGTCTTTGGAGGTGATGTGGGTGATTACAAGGTGTATATTAAATGGCCACGCAGGCATTATGACTATCCCGCGGTAATGCGTTTCAACTACGTGGTTACAAGCGTGGACACTTCCCGGAAAACACCCTTCACGGAAGTTATGCGGACGGACGAACATATCAACGATCATGATTCCAAGGGAGAAGCTGTTTTCTGGAAGGATTACAATATTATGCTTCCGGACCGCAACACGGAAGCGCTTATCAGACAAATACACACCATCAACCAGCAGGAACAGTTAAAGGCCCGTTTTGAAACGATGGCGCAGCGACTACCCCGGAACGCCGCGCTGCGACTGGATTCCCTGCTTTCTTTCTATCACCGCCAGGGTGCGTTCAATGGCACAGCCTTGATATACGATCATGGTGAAGTGTTGCTGGATAAAAGTTATGGCTGGGCAGACAGGACAAAGAATACCGTTGCTGACAGGCATACCACTTATCGCATTGGCTCCCTGTCTAAATCATTCACTGGATTGATCATTAACCAGCTGATGGCAGCAGGACAGGTGGATGTGCATGCTCCGGTATCACGATATCTGCCATGGTATGTGCATGGCTCCGTAACAATTGAGCAACTGCTTACGCACCAATCGGGTATACCGGATTATTTTAACCGTGATGCATACAAGCAGCAGTTACTGGAGCATTCGTTTAACCTGGAAACGGTGGTCCGCAATTTTTGCAGTGATACCCTGGAGTTCAAAAGCGGTACCGCCTTTGGTTATAGCAACACTAATTATACGGTATTGGCATTGGTAGCACAGCAGGTAACGGGAGTGCCTTTTGCAGACCTGCTCCGTGACCGCATTTTTGTTCCTGCAGGTATGACAGATGCTTTTTGGGGCGCTACAGCCGGTCATCCTGGCCAGGCAATGGGTTATATTGACGACGTGCCGGAGCCGCGCTATGATCCTGGCAACACTACCGGGGCCGGCGGCATTTCCGCGGCTGCAGCTGATCTGCTGCACCTGCATGAAGCATTGCAGCAACATACATTGCTAAGCAAGGCTGCCACAGATACCATGTTCCTTCCAAGGGTAGCATTCAAGGAGTACGGCGCCTGGTATGACTATGGCTGGATGACAGATGAAAGCTATTTTAATCTTCCCGGCAAACATACCGTGCAATACCATCCTGGCACAGACCTCGGTTTTTTCACCATGTACCTGCGCGTGCCGGATACAAACAGTTGCATTGTACTATTAAACAATACCGGCGATTTTCCACGCTATGAACTGGCGGATCTGGCGCTGGGTATTTTGGCAAAATACCGCTGGTAG
- a CDS encoding ferritin-like domain-containing protein yields MRTSQEWITHFRQNATQHRVNWQHTPTLSPAERQAIIPSLRAWQLGETSDGKHLLHAAGKYANAIGDAHYVEAVQLFIYEEQKHGNNLGRYLDALQVPRAKKDWGDSLFRKVRYFNTSMEIWTLAVIVVESTAQIFYQCMKDASNCTLLKQICTDILIDEAYHIDFQTERMAIIFSSKTNVGKALRQVVYPAFFLFVSLLVWAGHRKLFMAGGKDCWSYLRKMQYKYNKTLQRIMQGHSNEVQPAMPGR; encoded by the coding sequence ATGCGTACCTCCCAGGAATGGATCACCCACTTCCGCCAGAACGCCACCCAGCACCGGGTGAACTGGCAACACACTCCCACCCTGAGCCCCGCGGAGCGGCAAGCCATCATTCCCTCCCTCCGCGCCTGGCAGCTGGGCGAAACCTCTGATGGCAAGCATCTCCTGCATGCAGCCGGTAAATATGCAAATGCCATCGGCGATGCACATTACGTGGAAGCCGTACAGTTATTTATCTACGAAGAACAAAAACATGGTAATAACCTGGGGCGCTACCTGGATGCACTACAGGTACCACGCGCAAAAAAAGACTGGGGAGATTCATTGTTCCGCAAGGTGCGCTATTTCAACACCAGCATGGAGATCTGGACCCTAGCCGTGATCGTGGTGGAAAGCACGGCGCAGATCTTCTACCAATGCATGAAAGACGCCAGCAACTGCACATTGCTGAAACAGATCTGCACAGACATCCTGATAGATGAAGCCTATCATATCGATTTCCAGACAGAGCGGATGGCCATCATCTTCAGCAGTAAAACCAATGTGGGCAAAGCATTGCGACAAGTGGTATATCCAGCGTTCTTCCTCTTTGTATCACTGCTGGTATGGGCGGGCCACCGCAAACTGTTCATGGCCGGGGGAAAGGATTGCTGGTCTTACCTGCGGAAGATGCAATACAAATACAACAAGACATTGCAACGAATTATGCAGGGGCACAGCAACGAAGTGCAGCCGGCAATGCCGGGCAGGTAA
- a CDS encoding DMT family transporter: MNWILLVIAGLFEVGFTFCLEKVKGQTGMAMVGWYSAFAICLVISMLLMMKAIQTLPIGTAYAVWTGIGAVGSVIMGIVVFNEPATFWRLFFITTLISSIIGLKLVSH, translated from the coding sequence ATGAACTGGATCTTACTGGTAATTGCCGGGCTGTTTGAAGTGGGCTTTACCTTCTGCCTGGAAAAAGTAAAAGGACAAACCGGCATGGCCATGGTGGGCTGGTACAGTGCATTTGCCATTTGCCTGGTGATCAGTATGCTGCTGATGATGAAAGCCATCCAGACCTTGCCCATCGGTACTGCTTACGCGGTATGGACCGGCATCGGGGCTGTAGGTTCTGTGATCATGGGCATCGTGGTGTTCAATGAGCCCGCTACTTTCTGGCGCCTGTTCTTCATTACCACGCTGATCTCTTCCATCATAGGGCTAAAGCTGGTATCACATTAA